From a single Gimesia fumaroli genomic region:
- a CDS encoding phage tail protein — protein MTNQKKYHFSTTAQWKACVFAGTSLETVTVENGFGPTAPFGQPPTRYASPGAFAPVILSTGETLWRDEIGQCHQLLAEGGEAESFPSPSAIATAERMVATADLLWVRKGKNSVQCFESDSLTQFTTISFKDGDVIDIAAADDQGSLYVLIQHNNSCSIKCINRCGFKSESIPLNGLLRVTSLDSLKQTSFVYLKQTKQFTLLTRTQQPVLLWFAEEGGDVIRSMPVGAIRPSFRDLQLGCDFRHSKLLLSGIYDDISDKIAAVLVLDPDGGILSEVIVDRSDAPIQIQGVTGGCSSLLVAGSSGLQRYRQTNIVPLSSAEVRAYALTPMLRSTPLEGGPPWLRAEFKAELPQGSTLKITVAATDDDKTRERILSITRNNTLLADHLVKTLHTDPDLHRNTTIFQGRASNTDVEPESFSAPLFTFKEQYLWVSLELIAAPGAKLPVVYEMNVLYPGISLMEHLPLIYQREPYSPDNFLRALVGVLENSSQEIDQNIASLGSLIHPTTAPEEWLDYVARWLGLPWQDQLNTNQKRAILSQAEILAQGRGTRFGLEALLKSIITGEPPRFRVIDMIADFGFAITAADNRKGTNLPAILGGASPWNSELDAFAVVDVMRLPCSSITNDPMLRFLGKIRIDIAATAQERIDWEPWLLDLLQEMAPVMTTVELNWVGPQALKSDRIHDDFILEPLPDAHLGSDAVTGHARLPDAKPRLSDIGPTLDTRLH, from the coding sequence ATGACCAATCAAAAAAAGTATCATTTTTCAACAACAGCTCAATGGAAAGCATGTGTTTTTGCGGGGACGAGTCTCGAGACGGTGACAGTCGAAAACGGGTTCGGTCCGACAGCACCATTCGGACAGCCTCCCACTCGATATGCTTCACCTGGAGCTTTCGCCCCGGTTATTTTATCCACGGGTGAAACATTATGGCGCGACGAAATTGGGCAATGTCATCAACTACTAGCCGAAGGAGGGGAAGCAGAGTCATTCCCCAGTCCATCTGCGATTGCGACTGCTGAGCGAATGGTGGCGACTGCTGATTTGCTCTGGGTACGAAAGGGTAAAAATTCAGTTCAATGTTTTGAAAGTGATTCGCTGACACAGTTCACAACGATTTCTTTTAAGGATGGGGATGTTATTGACATTGCCGCCGCGGACGATCAAGGCTCACTCTATGTTCTAATCCAACACAACAATAGTTGCTCGATCAAATGTATTAATCGGTGTGGATTTAAAAGCGAGTCTATTCCACTGAACGGGCTTTTGCGCGTCACTTCCTTGGATTCTCTGAAACAGACTTCCTTCGTTTATCTGAAACAAACGAAGCAATTCACCTTACTGACTCGTACTCAACAGCCTGTTCTTCTTTGGTTTGCTGAAGAGGGCGGTGATGTAATCCGTAGTATGCCGGTTGGAGCGATACGTCCGAGTTTCCGCGATCTACAATTGGGGTGCGATTTCCGTCATTCGAAACTTCTGCTGAGTGGGATCTATGATGACATTTCAGATAAAATTGCTGCTGTTCTCGTACTCGATCCAGATGGCGGCATTTTAAGTGAGGTAATTGTTGATCGGAGCGATGCGCCCATACAAATACAAGGAGTAACAGGTGGATGCAGCAGTTTGCTCGTTGCCGGCTCAAGTGGACTTCAGCGATACAGACAGACGAATATTGTTCCGCTCAGTAGTGCCGAAGTTCGTGCTTACGCACTCACACCGATGTTACGGTCGACTCCTCTTGAGGGGGGGCCACCTTGGCTTCGTGCTGAGTTCAAAGCCGAATTACCGCAAGGTTCAACCCTGAAAATCACTGTCGCTGCGACTGATGATGATAAAACACGGGAACGAATTTTGAGCATCACCAGGAATAACACCTTACTCGCTGATCATCTTGTAAAAACACTACATACCGATCCCGATCTTCATCGTAACACAACGATCTTTCAGGGACGAGCAAGCAACACTGATGTAGAACCAGAATCATTCAGCGCGCCGTTGTTTACATTTAAAGAGCAATACCTTTGGGTCAGTCTCGAACTGATAGCAGCGCCTGGGGCGAAATTACCGGTTGTTTATGAAATGAATGTTCTCTATCCCGGTATTTCGTTAATGGAACATTTGCCTTTGATATATCAACGTGAACCTTACTCTCCCGATAACTTTCTCCGTGCGCTCGTAGGAGTTTTGGAAAACTCGTCGCAAGAGATTGATCAGAACATTGCATCTTTAGGCAGCCTCATTCATCCCACGACCGCACCAGAGGAATGGCTCGACTATGTGGCCCGTTGGCTTGGTTTACCCTGGCAAGATCAGCTTAACACCAATCAGAAACGAGCGATACTATCACAAGCCGAAATTCTGGCTCAGGGTCGTGGTACGCGGTTTGGTCTTGAAGCACTTCTTAAAAGTATCATTACTGGTGAGCCACCACGATTTCGAGTGATCGATATGATTGCCGATTTCGGTTTCGCAATTACCGCTGCTGACAATCGCAAAGGCACCAATTTGCCTGCGATACTGGGTGGGGCATCACCCTGGAATTCTGAACTCGATGCGTTCGCTGTGGTTGACGTGATGCGACTTCCGTGTTCGTCGATTACGAATGATCCGATGCTTCGTTTTCTAGGGAAAATACGAATCGATATCGCGGCTACCGCTCAGGAACGAATTGACTGGGAACCTTGGTTGCTTGATTTGCTTCAGGAGATGGCACCGGTAATGACCACTGTCGAACTAAACTGGGTTGGACCCCAGGCATTGAAGAGTGATCGTATCCACGACGACTTTATTCTTGAACCGCTTCCGGATGCACATCTAGGTTCTGATGCAGTAACCGGACACGCTCGTCTACCCGACGCGAAACCACGACTTTCTGACATCGGACCCACCCTTGACACACGATTACATTGA